One Gimesia aquarii DNA segment encodes these proteins:
- the bioD gene encoding dethiobiotin synthase, with the protein MDVFPLYMPGLMILGTDTDVGKTYISTAIARQLMSEGIATGAYKPACSGSIQDGDSGDYYWNDIELLSESINQTFPSERICPQKFHAPLAPPVAARKEGRQIDHDLLWQGALWWQDQVEFLIVEGVGGVLCPLTENTLVVDFAAELKFPVLVVARAGLGTINHSLLTVEALQNRGLCVAGIILNDVDPELSDESRSSNAEQIQQWTTVPVLSFVPFEWQSNLLHHQTQDRIDWVQLALHPSRFVIKE; encoded by the coding sequence GTGGACGTTTTTCCATTATATATGCCCGGTTTGATGATCCTCGGTACTGACACTGACGTGGGGAAGACTTATATTTCCACCGCCATTGCCCGGCAATTAATGTCTGAAGGAATCGCAACAGGTGCATACAAACCCGCCTGTAGCGGCAGTATACAGGATGGTGATTCTGGAGATTATTACTGGAATGATATCGAATTACTTTCAGAGTCGATCAACCAAACATTCCCATCGGAACGGATCTGCCCACAAAAGTTTCATGCACCACTGGCTCCACCAGTGGCCGCGCGCAAGGAGGGCAGACAGATTGACCATGACCTTTTGTGGCAAGGAGCACTCTGGTGGCAGGATCAAGTTGAGTTTTTGATTGTGGAAGGGGTCGGAGGCGTTCTCTGCCCCCTAACAGAAAATACGTTAGTTGTGGATTTTGCCGCAGAATTGAAATTTCCGGTTTTGGTTGTAGCACGAGCGGGGTTGGGAACCATAAATCACAGCCTTTTGACCGTCGAGGCGTTACAGAACCGGGGTTTGTGTGTTGCCGGCATCATACTGAACGACGTCGATCCAGAACTCAGTGATGAATCAAGGTCATCCAATGCCGAACAGATTCAGCAATGGACGACCGTTCCGGTTTTGTCTTTTGTCCCCTTTGAATGGCAGTCGAACTTGCTTCACCATCAGACTCAGGACAGAATAGACTGGGTACAGCTAGCACTTCACCCATCGCGTTTTGTCATCAAAGAATGA